The window GCCCGCATCAGATCCGCGCCCTCCCGGATTTCATGCAGGCTTTCTATCGCGGCACCAGCCTTGGCCCGTGTCGATTGCTCCTGCTCCTTAAGAATCGTCCAGGAATGATGGGCAGCGCCTGTAAAGAACAACATCAACTGTGATTCAAGTTCTCTTACGAGATCAGGCTCGAGATCCAGCGGCTCGACGCTCACGGACCCGTTTTCGGCGAAGCGAATGAAATTCAGTCCACCAAAACTTGCCGCATACTCGTCCTGCTTACCGACAGGTTTCCCAAGAACATTGCGAGTAATATGAAACGCCCGTTCCGCCAATTCGTACTTCGACAGCGGAATGCCAAGATATGTAGTCAGCGTCTTAACCACGTTCAGAGGTTGAATGAAACTGCGCATCCAAGTTCTTTCATTACCGAAAGGGGAATCTCAAGCTCGGTTCCTTTGACACTCATCCGAGAGATGTCTTCCCACGTTTCTACAACGCGTAGGTCGGACGAGATTACCTGCACTTTGCCGTCAACGCGCTTCTGAAGAATTGTGTAGAAGTGTTTGTTAATGGCGGTGCTAAGAACAGCGCCACCAAACTTCTGATAATAGGCGGGTAAATCGGTTCCTCCGCCGCCAAAACTAATCCGCACCGGCGTGCGAACGATCAACATCAAGAACCTCCGTAAAACTGCGCTCCGGAATCCGGGGGTGAGCGACGTTCGGCCCAGCTGGATGCCATATGCGGATGGCAACCGTCCAGAGAGTCTGAAGTAGCAACGAGAGGTCCAGTAACGGCGACCAATGCAGCATGTATTGTAAATCGAAGCGCGCCTTGTCTTCGGATGCATGCTGCTCTCGAAGGCCGTGAACTTGCGCCAAGCCAGTTAATCCCGGTTTCGCAGCAAGCCGCTGGCGCTGCCATTCGGAATAGTGTTTTACGCGATCCGGCGATTCTGGCCTGGGTCCAACCAAGCTCATGTCGCCAAAAACAACATTCAAAAGTTGCGGAAGTTCAGTCAAACTCAGGCGAGCAAGCCAAAGAGGTAGACCGGAGAGATCGAGTGCCTCTCGATCAATGTTCATCCGCCACATCAGAAATGGCTGCCCATGTAAACCGCAGCGAAGCTCTCGTTTGAATGGCTTCTTACCGCCCAGGACGAGATTTGCCGCTGCTAGGAGCACAACCGGACTGACAAGCACAGTGAGCGCTGACGCAATTATCAGATCGGCGACGCGTTTCGCGGCCAGCGCGAACTCTTTCGGACGTTGTTCTTCCAAACAGAGCATTGGGAGACCCTCGACGTCGAGAAAGCTCGCCTTCGAAAGATAGAGTTCGTAGCCTTCAGGAACCAGCGAAACCTTAAGTCCGGCCAGTCGGCTTAGACGAAGTAACTTTTGTACCTCCGACGAACTGGCTCGCGGATGGGCTACCACGATTTCGTCGACGCCCTGTTTCTTTAGAAGTTCGATCACGCCGATCGTGCTTGTGGGCGGCAAAGCCGGTGCGGGAAAATCGGCACGTGGCGATCCAAGAGGCATGTCGTTTGCTGAGTGGAGAAAACCAACGACGCTCTTCATCAGCTCAGGATGTCGCTGAATTTTATTCGCCAGCTCCCGCGCCACATTGCAGCTGCCCATGATTACAACGCGCTGCTGTGCTCGATTGCGAAAGCGGGACGCAACAAAGGCACGCATCAGAGAGCGAATGCAAATAAAGCCGATCAACAGAAGGGAGCCGAAATAAAAAAGCAGCAACCTCGAGTACAACTGCCTGGAGAGAAATGCCACCGACAGGGTGACACACGTCAGCAACAATACTGCGGTCATTACCTGTGACCAGACTCGCGGCGCTTCCCAGCCGTCCGAAAATCCGTCAAGTCGCATGCGCGTAAAAAGGAGCGCCCAAACCACCATTGCAACGCTGGCAACTAGGACATATTCGATGTAGCTTCGGTGCGAGGAGCTTGGGCTATGCAACCCATAGCGGAGCAGGTATGCGATTGTAGCGGAAATCAAAATCCAGAGAAGATCGGCGAGAAGAACTGCAAACTGCAGACGACGACTCATCACGTTCGGGGGAGCCATGATGAAAAAAAAGATCCTCTACTTGCAGGTCGGCCTATCGGAGCTTACCTGGGACGCAGACCGAACCTCAATTTTGGTGGCAATGCAACTCCTTGTCAACCAAAGACTTGTCTCATGACGCTTTAGCAGCAACGACTTTCTGGAGGTCTCCCTGGAGAATCTGTTTTCTCACGAGAGTGAACAGGCAGTGCGCAAGCGAAAGATGAAGATCTTCGATGATCTGCATGTTGTCGGAGGAAACAACGAGGGCAGTATCGCAAAGAGACTTCATGAATCCACCATCGAATCCACCCAAGCCGATTGTTACCGCGGCAGCGTCTCTAGCGACCTCGAGCGCCTTTAGCACGTTGCGCGAGTTTCCACTGCAACTAATCGCAAGAGCCACATCATCAGGCTGAATGAGGCCACGAAGCTGCTCTGCAAAGATATCCTCATAGCCGGAATCATTGGCCCAGGCCGTCAGCATGGGTAAATTATCCGTGAGTGCAACCGCGCGGAACCGCTTGGTTCCAGGAATCCAAGTTCCCTTGCCTAGATCACAGGCGAAGTGAGAGGCGAGCGCAGCGCTGCCACCGTTGCCGAAGAGAAAGGTAGTTTTCTCGTGCTGGTAAGCGCGATGAAGAATACGAGCAATGAAATCGATTTGATTCCAGTCTAAACTGGAAGCGGCGCGTCCCAAAATGGCAAAGTAAGACGCGGCACTCTGGATCTCGTCGGGGGATGACACATTTCCTCCAGGATTTCGCAATTTTTGCAGCTTTTAACGATCAAAAATCTGTTTGATCAAATCTGCCGAGCAGACTACCCCCTTCTCTTACAACCTCCTATCTGTGCATCGCGCGACAGGGAACTTATCATAATATGCGGTCCGTCAGTGAAGCTCCGAACGCGATGATTCACAGAGTACTGCTGAATTGCATTGGGCTTGCTCCCATAGCCAAGCGCTGCGCACAATTTCTAATAAATTGGAATGCACTGCCTTCCACCCCAACTCCGCGCGTATTACTTCAGGGCTAGCGCACAGCACAGCAGGATCCCCAGGCCGAGCGGCACCAGTCCGAATCTTCAGATGCTGGCCGGTCACCTGTTCCACCGCTCTGCATACCTCGCGCACGGAATGGCTGGTCCCAGTTCCAAGATTGAATGCTCGAAAACCAGGCAAATCGAGCCTGCTTAAGGCCAACACGTGAGCCTCCGCTATATCGAGCACGTGAACGTAGTCGCGCAAGCAGGTGCCGTCCGGAGTCGCATGCTGCGTTCCATAAATCTCAAAAAAATCACGACGCCCTGATGCGACTTGCAGCAGCAGCGGAAGAATATGCGTCTCTGGTTGATGTCTCTCGCCGTGGCCAGGAATAGATCCCGACGCATTGAAATATCTGAATGCGACGACGGACCAGCCGTAAGCCGAGCAATACCATCGCAGAATCCGCTCCAGAGCGAGCTTGCTTTCACCGTAGGCATTCATGGGCTCTTTGGGATCGTCTTCCCGAATCGGTATTCGAACGGGATTGCCATAAACCGCAGCAGTCGAAGAGAAAATAAAATTGCCAATACTAGCTCGTCTTAAGCACTCAAGAAACACGATTCCTGACACTAGATTCTTGTCGAAAAAAGTCCCTGGGTTGGTCACGGATTCGGGAATCAATGCTTTGGCCGCAAAATGGAATACGGCATCGAAGCGCTTTTTCGAAAACAATTCCAAAACCGCACGTTTATCACCGATGTCCAGGCGGTGAAAATCAGCGCTGGCGGGCACTGCCTCTCGATGGCCCGTGGATAAGTCATCCACGACGGTGACGGCATGTCCCCGCTGTAGAAGTTGTGCGCTGCAAACCGAACCGACGTAACCGGCTCCGCCTGTTACGAGGATTTTCAGCATCAATATGCTCCTGTGCCTTTCAGGACTCGCATCGGCGTGAGCAGCAGCAGTTTTAGATCCAGCACCAGGCTCCAGTTCTGAATATAAAAGATATCCATCCTAACGCGCTCAGCATAATCCACTCGCTGTCTTCCGTAAACCTGCCAATATCCAGTCAAACCCGGCTTGACTGTCAAAAGTAGCATCTTGGCCTCCCCGTATTTTTCGAGCTCGGGAAGCGAAATCATTCTCGGGCCTACAAGGCTCATCTGCCCGCGAAGGACATTGAACAGCTGAGGCAGCTCGTCGAGGCTGAACTTGCGCAGCCAGGCTCCAACTCGAGTTACACGCGGATCGGCAGTGAGTTTGTAGTTTTTCTCGAACTCCATACGCAACCCGAGGTCCTGGGCAAGAACTCCGTCCGCATCGACTTGCATACTGCGAAATTTGTAGGCGTCGAACTCACCCTGGGATCCCACTACTCGTCGACGATAGATGATCGGTCCGCCATCTTGCAGCTTGACTGCAAGAACAACCAGAGCCAGCAAAGGCGACAATGCGATTAGAAGAACCGTGGCGACCAAGACGTCAAGCAACGCCTTGACGCCCATCCCACATCGGGAAGAACGCATTTGCCCTGGTAGGGCTACTATCCTCTGTCTTCCCACTTTGGGCGAGCCGACCAGAGACACTGTGTTTTTGTATTTTGGAAGTGGATGTTCATTCATGAGTAGAATAAATTAATGAGCTGCGACCTCATAATACAAAGCCAGAGTTCTTGCCGCCGCCTCTTTCCAGGAAAAACCTTTTGCCCGCTCCATTCCTCGTGTCGCCAAGTCCTCCCGCAGCTGTTCATTGCCTTCTACAGTCCGAATCGCCGCCATTATGGAATCCTGGCTCTCCGGATCTATGAGGATCGCAGCATTCCCAACTACCTCAGGTAAAGAACCGCGGTCAGAAACAATGACCGGGCATCCGCATGCCATTGCCTCAAGAGGTGGGAAACCGAATCCTTCATAAAGCGAAGGTAGAACAAAAACTTCGGCCAAGCTGTAAAGCGCAACCAAGTCAGAGTGTGGCACGAAGCCAGTCAGGACGATCTGCTCATTCTCGCTTCGCGAATCGTCCTCAAGTGTCTGCGAATTCCAACCAGTCCGCCCGACGATTACCAGACCCAGTTTCGTTTCGTTCGCTTTGCGCATTTTATGGTAGGCCTGGACGAGAGCTGGCAAGTTCTTCCTCGGTTCCCTCGTGCCTACCACGAGAATGAACTTCTCAGGCACCCGATACCGCGCACGCACCGAGGCCAGCACCTCCATATCAACAATCCTTTTGAACGTACTGTCTACCCCAAGGCGAACAACCCTCACCTTGTGGGCGGGGAGAGCTAAAGCATTCGTAATTTTCTGCTTCGCGTCCTCCGAATCGGTCACAAGCAACCGGCTTCTCTTCGCGGCTCGACTACCAATCCAGCGAAAGTAATAGCGGCCCTTCAGGTCCATTGTCTTCGGGTAAAGCCATGGCGTCGCGTCGTGAAGAGTCCAGATGAAAGGCCGCCAACACAGTAGAGGCGGTGGGAACGCCGGGAAATGGATTAAATCCAGCCTCAGGACATTGCAGAGAGCTCCCATGAATAGCTGTTTGGCAAAGAATTCTTCTCGAATCGGAACAAGACTGGCATGGGCATTCGGAGGCAAATCTCGGAAGTCCGCATGCACGTCACCGGAGAAAAAAAGCGTGTAGCTGTTATCCGTGTCGATACGCAGTAGTTCGCGTGTCAATTTCGACGCGGCGACGAAGATTCCCGTGGCCTCCCTCCAGAGTCCCGTAAGATCAATGCCGATTCTTAATTTGCGTTTGGCAGACACGAAGCAGGCAATACTTCTCCTGATCTTGAAAAATCCATCACTGCTTCTTCGTAGACATCGCACAAGCTCGCGACAGAATCAGCCCAGTCGTGATGCATTTCGACAAACTTTCGTCCGGCTGTTATCAACTTTGTTCTGAGCGCTTGATTATCGAGCAACAGTTCCACGGCAGAGACGAATTCGTGGGGAGTATCCGCGACCAGTAGATGCTTTCCCGGCTTCAAGGCAAGTCCAGGAATACAGAGTCGGGTAGCCACTACAGGTACACCAAGGGCCATCGCCTCCAGCACTTTAAATTGAGTCCCAGCACGAAGGCGAATTGGACACAGCGCTAAAGATGCCCGTCCAAGATGAGGTCGCACGTCAGAAACCGAAGGCACAATCCGGATGTTGTTTTTTCCATGCAGCCGTCGCACGCTTCGTGGGGGCCTGCTGCCAATGATTGCAAATTGCAACTCAGGTCGCCGAGCCCTCAGCAGCGGCCAGACCGCGCGTGAAAAATACAAGGCTGCATCTGCGTTCGGGTAGTAGTCCAGCTTGCCGCAGAAAACAATCAGGTTGCTTTGACACTCGAACTGTTGAAAGCCAAAATGGACCAAGTCAACTGCATTTGGGATTACGCGAATTCTTGCGCGCGTGGGTCCAGGGGTGGGATAGTGTTCCTTATCGATCGCCGACGAGATGACTATCCGGCTGAAGAGCTGCGACGCGTTGGACTCACAAAGCGTCATCCTCCTCCATTCCACCCAAGAAAACAGCTTCGCCAGCGGATTTCGAATCAGTCCTCGCCGCCTCGACTCAAACATTGAAACACTATCGACCGCGTCGAATACTGCCGGGACTTTCCCTATGGCATCTTCCACCATCGGCACGGTTTTCAGATGTTCGGCATGCACGAGGTCGATCTCCCTGCTGTCGATCTTGGCTTTTACGCGATCACGTAGAGACTGCGAGTAAAAGTACGCACAACGCAGCGACTTAGAAGAAAACAGCGCCGTGAGACAATTCCAAACCGACTTCCAGCGGGGTAGCCGGATAACTTCCAAGCTCTGGCAGTACGGCTGCAGCTCAGAAGCGAATTGATAGTCCGACTCGTTGGTTGCCAAGCAAACCACTGACACCTGGTGGCTTTCGGAGAGACGTCGGATGAAATTGAACGGACGTGTCCGTATGAGCGACGGGACGTTTGGGACAACATACAGTATTCTCATCTTCAACAACTCAGACCCTGCTCCTTCTCTCAAGCGAGCTTTCGCTTAAATTAAAAGCCGCAAATAGAATTCCCAGCAGGATCCACGGAAATATAGTAGCCGTTATGGCTTTAGTGCCGCCGCCCGCTGCCGCTGTCACCCAGAACGCCTCTCGAAAAAGACATTCGACAATCCAGCAAACCATAAATGCCCATCCCGCCGCCCTGAGCCAGTACGGAGACTCGCTCTCATCCGTACGCGGCACCTCGAGCCTCCAAAGAAACCGGATCAGCGCAGCAAGCAACCACAGGAACATCAGCAGACCCGGCAGGCCCATTTCGGCAGCAATGGTTAAGAACTGATTGTGGGCAATGCCTCCCGCCGAAACCTCAGCGTAGGTACGATCAAAGAACTGATAGTTGCCGGCTCCCACTCCCATAACGGGATGACTCGCAAAGAGCTGCAGAGCAGTTATGTAAAAATAAATTCTCTCGAAGCCGTACACCTCGTCCGGATTATAGAAGCGAGATACTAGTCCAACGGCGCCAGACGCAAATACTCCAACCAGAAGGAAGGCAGCTATGACTTGAGACCAAACAACCAGAGAAAACATCGAGCTCACTCGCCGCCAAAGCCACAAACCTGTGACTACGAGCATCCCCACAAACGCGAGCAACCAGGTTTCTCGAGAGAAGGAAAGTGCCACTGCGATCAGACAGAAGGCGAAGAGCACGAAGATCAGCCAATATCTTGTTAAAGAACGGCGCCCAAATACGACTCCAGCGTAAAGAAACGGAACCAAAAGGGACGACAGAGGTTCAATCGAGGAATCCCAGGGCTGTTCCCAATAAGCTCGGGTGGCGCCCAGGATAGTGTAGGTTCCACCAAAACCAAAAATCAGCGCGGCAGCCGTCACCAGGGCCCCGAAAGCCACCGCGATCCCCAGGATAACCACAACTGCTTCGAGCTTCTTCCAAGTCTTCATTGTTGCCGCCACAGCAAAAGGCATGCAGATCGTAATGGCCAACAATGCGAGTTGCGAAACTTGCGTGGTGGTCCAGGAAACGTCGGAGTGGGGGAAGCTGTATGTCACAGACGGATCCGGGTGCATGCGTGACCACAACATGGACAACGGAGTGACGACCGCCATTCCCAGCAAAGGCCGGTTGATGGTCTCCGGTTGAAAAACATCCTTCACCGACCATGAACTGCGACTGACAATCCAAGCAATAAGAAATATGCCAAGTGCTAAATCACCGGGGTATAGACGGGACAGTGCGCCGCTTTCGAAAGGCGAATAACTCAACAGTCCACAAGTCAGAATGACCACGGCAAGGCTAAGAGTCGGCTTCAAGAACTGGACTGCAATCACCAGCATTCCAGCTACTCCGACCCACAACAGCGGAGACTGAACGAACAGTGTGTCGAGGGCGACAGCGAAGCCTACGATCAAAACGCAGATCTTCCACGATAGTGTCTGTGCTACTTGACGTTGTTGGAAGGCTGACCGACTGATCATCATGCGTCTCGCTGGGTTGGCTTGCGGCCACTGTCATTGAAAGTCTCGTTCAAAATTTGCAACGTTTCCCGCGCACAGCGTTGCCAGCTGAATTCCGCAGCCCTTGCCAGTCCTTTTGATCGTAAGCGGTCCCGTAAACAGGAATCTTCGAGAGCTCTCCGCATGGTGCCCGCCATCTCCTCGATAGAAGCAGGATCAAAATACTCCAGAACGTTCCCGGAAATCTCTGGGAGGCACGAAGTGTTCGCAACCACCGTGGGGACGCCGCACGCCATAGCCTCTACCATGGGCAGACAGAAACCCTCGTAAAGCGAGGGGATGACGCAGAGAGTTGCGTTTTTGATAAGGAGCGCCAGTTCAGCGTCGGACAATTCGCCCGTCAAAATAATTTTTTCGCGGTGCGGAGCAGCATTGTGGACTTTGAGAATCTCCTCATGGCCATGTCCCATCGGTCCAGCTAGTACGAGTTGCGTGTCAAAGCCTGGAGACGTCTCATGAATGAGTTCCCAGGCCTGAATCAAGCGATGGACGTTTTTCCGCAGTTGTACCATTCCATGGTGCAACACAAAAGGCTGCTGTATGCCTAGTCGACGGAGTAAATCTGCGCTGCTTTCCGGATCTGCCTCACTGGGGTTAAAAAGATCAGAATCGTAGCCTAGATACGTCACATGTACTCTCTCCGGCTTAACGCCGTAGATTTCAACTAAGTCTCGCTTTGACCAAGAAGAGATCGTAATGATGCGACGAGCGAGTCTCGCGTTGATCCATGTCATCGCGTGCAACCGTGCGCTGCTCCGATTCATGCCGCTGGGAAGACGCTTCGGGATAGCGTCGAGAATCGTGGCAACAACCGAAGCAGACCACCCCGGCAAGGAGTGCTGCGCAGTTGGCAGAAATACCAGATCGGCTCCGATTTTAGCCGATTGAAGCGCCATGCCCCCAAGCAACCACAGACCTTTATTCTCCAAAGCTCGCGTCTCGTGGACATGAAGGAGCGGGCTACGGAAGCGGTTCCGGGCCCAGTTCGCCCCGGAATGTGAAAAGCCGTGAAGCTCAATTCCAGGAAATTCTTGCCCGACACCCTTTATCCATTCGGAAAGAAGGTGCCGAAGATACACCCCTGTACCAGTACGTCTGAACCTCGCTGACATGAATAACGTATCGACGGCAACAACCATATCAGTGCTTTCACCTTTGAGAGTTGACCATGCGCATTACGAGACTGGGCCTTGCCCGATGCGCTTGATGAGCCAAAGCCCACAACTGAGTGGCTGTATTCAGGCCTTCTGTGATGAGCGCTGCCAATGCTGCTCCGACGGCGCCATATTTGGGTACCAGGAGCAATGCCAACATCGAATTCACGGATAGATTTACTGCAGCAATTCTCGTGATCGTTGAATACATGCCCCGGGAGTTGAATATCGACGTAAGCCCCATGTTCGCCGACCTTATCACCAGAGCGAGGCTGAGAACCATCAGGATTGGGTAGGCTTGCAGATACATTGGGAAGAAGCGCTCAAGAAACTCCCTGCTTGCGAGCAATGCAGTTAACGCGAAGCCTCCAATAGCGGCATATGCAGGCCACATGGTCCGCAGTACGATACGGATCGCTCGCGCGATACTGTCGTTTCCCGGATTGGCAGCGGAGAGCACCGCGTAAGCTGTCGTCGAAAAAGAAGAGGGGATCATTAGAGCCGGTTCGATGACTCTGAAGCACGCTGAGTAAAGGCCGAGAGCCACTGCTCCCGAAAACTTAAAAACAAACAAAGTGTCAAGACGGAAATAAAGAATAACCAAGGCACTCGTAATGCCAACCGGAAAACTCTCGCGCAAAAGTGACAAAGTCTGGAGAACATCAAATCTCGGCCGCAAACGCAAGTCCGACTTGGAACAAAACAAAATCAAATTCAGAGCGTCTGCAAGGGGCAAGGCGGCGATCACGAGCAGAAGTGACGCCTTCATGTGAATCGCGGCAGATGCAAACAGAACCGAAGCTGCGCTGCTCGCAACGGTCGTACTGAAAATGAGCGACATGGAAAAAAAGCTCTGGAGATAACTCGTAAAGGCCCCTAAGAGGCTCGAGAAGAGAATGGAGAGGCCCGCAATCAGGCCAAGAAAGACTTCAAAGCTTCCTTTGGCGAGGAGGAAAAGCGCTCCTGCGGCCACACCATAAAAGCAAACCGCTAGAAGCAGCTTGCTGCCCAGAATCCACTTCAACAGTTCCCCCCGCTCCGCTGTCGGGGTTTGGGTGAATTTGCGGATTGAGATCGTATCGATTCCGAAATCGGAGAACATCCGTAGAATCTCTACGATCGCAATCACCAAGGACAGTTTGCCAAAGGATTCGGGACCATACGTGCGTGCGATGGCCAGGAGAATTCCTACTCGCGTCAGGCCCGAAATTGCGCGCACCGCCACCGACGACGCAGAATTTACAAACTGCGACTCCCCGCTACTGTTCCAGAGCAGGCCAGAGAATCTCCTCTGAACCGAAACGGATCTGGCCTCGATTTCGCTCATTTACGTGCGACAGCGACGACGTCCCCGCGATTTGTGAATCCCCATAGCCACAAATGGCGCACAAAGGCACCGATACGTTTGTGCAGGGCTCGTCCATATGCAGTGTGTTTGTCCTCGTAGCAGTTCACCGCACCAAAGCCAACCTCTCTCAGGATTCCATCCAGCAAACGGGCCGGATAGAACCGCACGTGTGTCAGATCGAGCCAAAAGACTTCGGTCAATATAAGAAGATTCTTGGGATTCGGCGTGACCAGGACCAGCGTACCGCCGCTCTTAAGAACTCGATACGACTCACGAACCAACTGCAGCGCCTCCGGTGGGTGCAGATGCTCAATCACATGCGAGCAGACAACACCGCCAGTCGAGGCATCTTCAAGTTCGCCAAGATGCCGGAAGATGTCACTCTCCACAACTTTTAAGCCTCTTTCTCGGCACACTTGTAACGCGGGAGGGAAAGCCTCGACACCGTAGTTTGCGACACCAATTGAGGTGAGCAATTCCAACATCGTTCCGCGACCGCAACCAAGATCGATAACCGGGCCGGGCGCATTGTTGAAATGTTTCGCAAGTTCCCGCTGTTGCCTATGGAATAACTCCTCATCGGCACGATAGCGGCACAGATCGATGCCCAGATCGTTGAAGCTGGGTTTTTCTCGGCCACTCTCAATTCCCAAAACGCACCTGCCGCTAGCTGCCATCGGATCCCTCCAGGTCTTACAAGCAAAAGCTCAGTCCGGCTCCATGAGCCGCTCTGCTGCAGCATGCAGAAGACAAGCACCTCTTCCCTCCACCTGGCATGCCGTCTGTCCACTTTCCACGGACTTGCTGACCGCGATTCCTCGGAGAAACCGACACTGCAGGGAAAACAAGACCTTACTTCAACGCTGCGTCGTCGTCGTGCCGCGAAGGACCCCAACCTATGGGAGCTTCAACAGAAAGTCTTCCGGCGCCGTTTCTGCCAAGTCTCGGAATCCTCGCACTGACCGTCGTAAGTACTTCTTGCGCGAACATCTTTCTGGGGTTACTGGAATCGGTCAGTTCCCAAGTTGTCTTGGCAAACACCCACCCTGTGCCTATACCGACAGCCAGAGCAGTTCCTAGAAAAATAATGAGCAAGCGTGGCGGAAATGACTGCTTATCAGGGATGTTTGGAAGATCGAGTACTTTGACTGTTGGAATCTCTTTCGCTTCCTGAACTTTTGCCAGTTCGTATTGCTTTGTCAATGTCTCAAAAACCGCCTCCTGTACCCTTGTCCGGCGATACAGGTCAGCATAGGTAACACCCAATAGAGGGAGCTTACGGATCGAAGGATAAAGTGAGTCTGACCCTTGGGCGGAAGATGCCGACGCATCCTCGTCCTTGCCGCCGATTTTTTCGAGCTGGTCCTTGAGTTCATTGATCCGCGCCTGTACTGAGCGAACACGCACATTATTATTGGTGTAAATCTGCCTGAGGCCCTGGAGTTCTGATTCCGCGGCAATGAGTTCTCCTTGGAGAGTAGCTG of the Acidobacteriota bacterium genome contains:
- the galE gene encoding UDP-glucose 4-epimerase GalE; translated protein: MKILVTGGAGYVGSVCSAQLLQRGHAVTVVDDLSTGHREAVPASADFHRLDIGDKRAVLELFSKKRFDAVFHFAAKALIPESVTNPGTFFDKNLVSGIVFLECLRRASIGNFIFSSTAAVYGNPVRIPIREDDPKEPMNAYGESKLALERILRWYCSAYGWSVVAFRYFNASGSIPGHGERHQPETHILPLLLQVASGRRDFFEIYGTQHATPDGTCLRDYVHVLDIAEAHVLALSRLDLPGFRAFNLGTGTSHSVREVCRAVEQVTGQHLKIRTGAARPGDPAVLCASPEVIRAELGWKAVHSNLLEIVRSAWLWEQAQCNSAVLCESSRSELH
- a CDS encoding phosphoheptose isomerase, which encodes MQKLRNPGGNVSSPDEIQSAASYFAILGRAASSLDWNQIDFIARILHRAYQHEKTTFLFGNGGSAALASHFACDLGKGTWIPGTKRFRAVALTDNLPMLTAWANDSGYEDIFAEQLRGLIQPDDVALAISCSGNSRNVLKALEVARDAAAVTIGLGGFDGGFMKSLCDTALVVSSDNMQIIEDLHLSLAHCLFTLVRKQILQGDLQKVVAAKAS
- a CDS encoding glycosyltransferase family 1 protein translates to MSAKRKLRIGIDLTGLWREATGIFVAASKLTRELLRIDTDNSYTLFFSGDVHADFRDLPPNAHASLVPIREEFFAKQLFMGALCNVLRLDLIHFPAFPPPLLCWRPFIWTLHDATPWLYPKTMDLKGRYYFRWIGSRAAKRSRLLVTDSEDAKQKITNALALPAHKVRVVRLGVDSTFKRIVDMEVLASVRARYRVPEKFILVVGTREPRKNLPALVQAYHKMRKANETKLGLVIVGRTGWNSQTLEDDSRSENEQIVLTGFVPHSDLVALYSLAEVFVLPSLYEGFGFPPLEAMACGCPVIVSDRGSLPEVVGNAAILIDPESQDSIMAAIRTVEGNEQLREDLATRGMERAKGFSWKEAAARTLALYYEVAAH